Proteins found in one Canis aureus isolate CA01 chromosome 19, VMU_Caureus_v.1.0, whole genome shotgun sequence genomic segment:
- the PDE4A gene encoding 3',5'-cyclic-AMP phosphodiesterase 4A isoform X2, whose protein sequence is MKRSRSVLSVAGTGDERPWETPEPTSANMLGADLRRPRRRLSTGPGLGWADTEPSDPGVPLPPRPTTLPLLVPPRISITKADSFEAENGPTPSPGRSPLDSQASPGLVLHAGAAASQRRESFLYRSDSDYDMSPKTMSRNSSVTSEAHAEDLIVTPFAQVLASLRSVRSNFSLLTNVPIPSNKRSPLGGPTPVCKATLSEETCQQLARETLEELDWCLEQLETMQTYRSVSEMASHKFKRMLNRELTHLSEMSRSGNQVSEYISTTFLDKQNEVEIPSPTMKDREKQPAPRQRPSQQPPPPGPQFQPMSQITGVKKLMHSSSLNDSSIPRFGVKTDQEELLAQELENLNKWGLNIFCVSEYAGGRSLSCIMYTIFQERDLLKKFRIPVDTMVTYMLTLEDHYHPDVAYHNSLHAADVLQSTHVLLATPALDAVFTDLEILAALFAAAIHDVDHPGVSNQFLINTNSELALMYNDESVLENHHLAVGFKLLQEDNCDIFQNLSKRQRQSLRKMVIDMVLATDMSKHMTLLADLKTMVETKKVTSSGVLLLDNYSDRIQVLRNMVHCADLSNPTKPLELYRQWTDRIMAEFFQQGDRERERGMEISPMCDKHTASVEKSQVGFIDYIVHPLWETWADLVHPDAQEILDTLEDNRDWYYSAIRQSPSPPPEEEPRGPGHPPPPDKFQFELTLEEEEEEEVSTAPGAFEVQGLSMAQDPSPAEDLLEADGQDMPMEVKVEEPCFTQQADSADSVAAGKDKARSPDASVDAVGCGGPLALSVKSPPLPALRTLPPPEEAPGLPGLPSMAAEVGAQKEQAAKRACSACTGTSGEDPPTPPAPGGWGSAGGPT, encoded by the exons CTTCGAGGCAGAGAATGGGCCCACACCATCTCCTGGCCGCAGCCCCCTGGACTCGCAGGCGAGCCCGGGCCTCGTGTTGCATGCTGGGGCCGCTGCCAGCCAGCGCCGGGAGTCCTTCCTGTACCGTTCGGACAGCGACTACGACATGTCCCCCAAAACCATGTCACGGAACTCGTCAGTCACCAGCGAGGC GCACGCTGAGGACCTCATTGTGACACCTTTCGCCCAG GTGCTGGCCAGCCTCCGAAGTGTTCGCAGCAACTTCTCACTCCTGACCAATGTGCCCATTCCCAGCAACAA ACGGTCCCCACTGGGCGGCCCAACCCCTGTCTGCAAGGCCACGCTGTCAG AAGAGACATGTCAGCAATTGGCCCGGGAGACATTGGAGGAGCTGGACTGGTGTCTGGAGCAGCTGGAGACCATGCAGACCTACCGTTCCGTGAGCGAGATGGCTTCTCACAAG TTCAAGAGGATGTTAAACCGTGAACTTACACACCTGTCAGAGATGAGCAGGTCAGGAAACCAGGTCTCTGAGTACATCTCCACCACATTCCTGG ACAAGCAGAACGAAGTGGAGATTCCATCACCCACAATGAAGGATCGAGAAAAACAGCCAGCCCCACGTCAGAGACCCTcccagcagcccccgccccctggGCCGCAGTTCCAGCCCATGTCTCAGATCACAGGGGTGAAGAAACTGATGCACAGCAGCAGCCTGAATGATTCCAGCATCCCCCGCTTTGGGGTGAAGACAGATCAAGAGGAGCTCCTGGCCCAA GAACTGGAGAACCTGAACAAGTGGGGCCTGAACATCTTCTGCGTCTCAGAATATGCTGGAGGCCGTTCACTCAGCTGCATCATGTACACGATATTTCAG GAACGGGACCTGCTAAAGAAGTTCCGCATCCCAGTGGACACCATGGTGACTTATATGCTGACCCTGGAGGACCACTACCATCCCGATGTGGCTTACCACAACAGCTTGCACGCGGCCGATGTGCTGCAGTCTACCCATGTGCTGCTGGCAACACCCGCGCTAGAT GCTGTGTTCACGGACCTGGAGATTCTTGCCGCCCTCTTCGCGGCTGCCATTCATGATGTGGACCATCCTGGGGTCTCCAACCAGTTCCTCATCAACACCA ATTCGGAGCTGGCGCTCATGTACAACGATGAGTCGGTGCTGGAGAACCACCACCTGGCCGTGGGCTTCAAGCTGCTGCAGGAAGACAACTGTGACATCTTCCAGAACCTCAGCAAGCGCCAGCGGCAGAGCCTGCGCAAGATGGTCATCGACAtg GTGCTGGCCACGGACATGTCCAAACACATGACCCTCCTGGCAGACCTGAAGACCATGGTGGAGACCAAGAAAGTGACCAGCTCGGGGGTCCTCCTGCTGGACAACTACTCTGACCGTATCCAG GTCCTTCGGAACATGGTGCACTGTGCAGACCTCAGCAACCCCACCAAGCCACTGGAGCTGTACCGCCAGTGGACTGACCGCATCATGGCCGAGTTCTTTCAGCAGGGTGACCGTGAACGTGAGCGGGGCATGGAGATCAGCCCCATGTGCGACAAGCACACAGCCTCGGTAGAGAAGTCTCAG GTGGGTTTCATCGACTATATTGTACACCCACTGTGGGAGACGTGGGCTGACCTGGTCCATCCAGATGCACAGGAGATCCTGGACACATTGGAGGACAACCGGGACTGGTACTACAGTGCCATTAGGCAGAGCCCGTCACCACCTCCAGAAGAGGAGCCAAGAGGGCCAggccacccacccccacctgatAAGTTCCAATTTGAGCTGAcactggaggaggaagaggaggaggaggtgtctACTGCCCCAGGTGCATTCGAAGTACAGGGATTGTCCATGGCTCAGGATCCGTCCCCAGCCGAGGACCTGTTGGAGGCTGATGGCCAGGATATGCCCATGGAGGTGAAGGTAGAGGAACCGTGCTTCACACAGCAAGCAGACTCAGCAGATAGTGTGGCTGCAGGCAAGGACAAGGCCAGGTCCCCAGATGCATCCGTGGATGCTGTGGGCTGTGGTGGCCCCCTGGCCCTGTCTGTCAAGAGCCCCCCTCTGCCTGCTTTGAGGACCCTGCCCCCTCCAGAGGAAGCCCCGGGCCTCCCGGGCCTCCCCTCCATGGCGGCCGAGGTGGGGGCCCAAAAAGAGCAGGCTGCCAAGAGGGCGTGCAGTGCGTGCACGGGAACATCTGGCGAGGACCCCCCGACCCCCCCAGCTCCTGGCGGGTGGGGATCAGCCGGAGGTCCTACCTGA
- the PDE4A gene encoding 3',5'-cyclic-AMP phosphodiesterase 4A isoform X3 — protein sequence MARPHGLGRIPELQLAAFPAAAAAEDEAFLPEPPVPRAPRRLRSPPSSPVFFAIPSPTFRRRLRLLRSFQDFGRQAWAGFEAENGPTPSPGRSPLDSQASPGLVLHAGAAASQRRESFLYRSDSDYDMSPKTMSRNSSVTSEAHAEDLIVTPFAQVLASLRSVRSNFSLLTNVPIPSNKRSPLGGPTPVCKATLSEETCQQLARETLEELDWCLEQLETMQTYRSVSEMASHKFKRMLNRELTHLSEMSRSGNQVSEYISTTFLDKQNEVEIPSPTMKDREKQPAPRQRPSQQPPPPGPQFQPMSQITGVKKLMHSSSLNDSSIPRFGVKTDQEELLAQELENLNKWGLNIFCVSEYAGGRSLSCIMYTIFQERDLLKKFRIPVDTMVTYMLTLEDHYHPDVAYHNSLHAADVLQSTHVLLATPALDAVFTDLEILAALFAAAIHDVDHPGVSNQFLINTNSELALMYNDESVLENHHLAVGFKLLQEDNCDIFQNLSKRQRQSLRKMVIDMVLATDMSKHMTLLADLKTMVETKKVTSSGVLLLDNYSDRIQVLRNMVHCADLSNPTKPLELYRQWTDRIMAEFFQQGDRERERGMEISPMCDKHTASVEKSQVGFIDYIVHPLWETWADLVHPDAQEILDTLEDNRDWYYSAIRQSPSPPPEEEPRGPGHPPPPDKFQFELTLEEEEEEEVSTAPGAFEVQGLSMAQDPSPAEDLLEADGQDMPMEVKVEEPCFTQQADSADSVAAGKDKARSPDASVDAVGCGGPLALSVKSPPLPALRTLPPPEEAPGLPGLPSMAAEVGAQKEQAAKRACSACTGTSGEDPPTPPAPGGWGSAGGPT from the exons CTTCGAGGCAGAGAATGGGCCCACACCATCTCCTGGCCGCAGCCCCCTGGACTCGCAGGCGAGCCCGGGCCTCGTGTTGCATGCTGGGGCCGCTGCCAGCCAGCGCCGGGAGTCCTTCCTGTACCGTTCGGACAGCGACTACGACATGTCCCCCAAAACCATGTCACGGAACTCGTCAGTCACCAGCGAGGC GCACGCTGAGGACCTCATTGTGACACCTTTCGCCCAG GTGCTGGCCAGCCTCCGAAGTGTTCGCAGCAACTTCTCACTCCTGACCAATGTGCCCATTCCCAGCAACAA ACGGTCCCCACTGGGCGGCCCAACCCCTGTCTGCAAGGCCACGCTGTCAG AAGAGACATGTCAGCAATTGGCCCGGGAGACATTGGAGGAGCTGGACTGGTGTCTGGAGCAGCTGGAGACCATGCAGACCTACCGTTCCGTGAGCGAGATGGCTTCTCACAAG TTCAAGAGGATGTTAAACCGTGAACTTACACACCTGTCAGAGATGAGCAGGTCAGGAAACCAGGTCTCTGAGTACATCTCCACCACATTCCTGG ACAAGCAGAACGAAGTGGAGATTCCATCACCCACAATGAAGGATCGAGAAAAACAGCCAGCCCCACGTCAGAGACCCTcccagcagcccccgccccctggGCCGCAGTTCCAGCCCATGTCTCAGATCACAGGGGTGAAGAAACTGATGCACAGCAGCAGCCTGAATGATTCCAGCATCCCCCGCTTTGGGGTGAAGACAGATCAAGAGGAGCTCCTGGCCCAA GAACTGGAGAACCTGAACAAGTGGGGCCTGAACATCTTCTGCGTCTCAGAATATGCTGGAGGCCGTTCACTCAGCTGCATCATGTACACGATATTTCAG GAACGGGACCTGCTAAAGAAGTTCCGCATCCCAGTGGACACCATGGTGACTTATATGCTGACCCTGGAGGACCACTACCATCCCGATGTGGCTTACCACAACAGCTTGCACGCGGCCGATGTGCTGCAGTCTACCCATGTGCTGCTGGCAACACCCGCGCTAGAT GCTGTGTTCACGGACCTGGAGATTCTTGCCGCCCTCTTCGCGGCTGCCATTCATGATGTGGACCATCCTGGGGTCTCCAACCAGTTCCTCATCAACACCA ATTCGGAGCTGGCGCTCATGTACAACGATGAGTCGGTGCTGGAGAACCACCACCTGGCCGTGGGCTTCAAGCTGCTGCAGGAAGACAACTGTGACATCTTCCAGAACCTCAGCAAGCGCCAGCGGCAGAGCCTGCGCAAGATGGTCATCGACAtg GTGCTGGCCACGGACATGTCCAAACACATGACCCTCCTGGCAGACCTGAAGACCATGGTGGAGACCAAGAAAGTGACCAGCTCGGGGGTCCTCCTGCTGGACAACTACTCTGACCGTATCCAG GTCCTTCGGAACATGGTGCACTGTGCAGACCTCAGCAACCCCACCAAGCCACTGGAGCTGTACCGCCAGTGGACTGACCGCATCATGGCCGAGTTCTTTCAGCAGGGTGACCGTGAACGTGAGCGGGGCATGGAGATCAGCCCCATGTGCGACAAGCACACAGCCTCGGTAGAGAAGTCTCAG GTGGGTTTCATCGACTATATTGTACACCCACTGTGGGAGACGTGGGCTGACCTGGTCCATCCAGATGCACAGGAGATCCTGGACACATTGGAGGACAACCGGGACTGGTACTACAGTGCCATTAGGCAGAGCCCGTCACCACCTCCAGAAGAGGAGCCAAGAGGGCCAggccacccacccccacctgatAAGTTCCAATTTGAGCTGAcactggaggaggaagaggaggaggaggtgtctACTGCCCCAGGTGCATTCGAAGTACAGGGATTGTCCATGGCTCAGGATCCGTCCCCAGCCGAGGACCTGTTGGAGGCTGATGGCCAGGATATGCCCATGGAGGTGAAGGTAGAGGAACCGTGCTTCACACAGCAAGCAGACTCAGCAGATAGTGTGGCTGCAGGCAAGGACAAGGCCAGGTCCCCAGATGCATCCGTGGATGCTGTGGGCTGTGGTGGCCCCCTGGCCCTGTCTGTCAAGAGCCCCCCTCTGCCTGCTTTGAGGACCCTGCCCCCTCCAGAGGAAGCCCCGGGCCTCCCGGGCCTCCCCTCCATGGCGGCCGAGGTGGGGGCCCAAAAAGAGCAGGCTGCCAAGAGGGCGTGCAGTGCGTGCACGGGAACATCTGGCGAGGACCCCCCGACCCCCCCAGCTCCTGGCGGGTGGGGATCAGCCGGAGGTCCTACCTGA
- the PDE4A gene encoding 3',5'-cyclic-AMP phosphodiesterase 4A isoform X4, translating to MRSGTAPRARPRPPDLTLPPAGPESLVHFSFSDEDTCWHPPGRSVSFEAENGPTPSPGRSPLDSQASPGLVLHAGAAASQRRESFLYRSDSDYDMSPKTMSRNSSVTSEAHAEDLIVTPFAQVLASLRSVRSNFSLLTNVPIPSNKRSPLGGPTPVCKATLSEETCQQLARETLEELDWCLEQLETMQTYRSVSEMASHKFKRMLNRELTHLSEMSRSGNQVSEYISTTFLDKQNEVEIPSPTMKDREKQPAPRQRPSQQPPPPGPQFQPMSQITGVKKLMHSSSLNDSSIPRFGVKTDQEELLAQELENLNKWGLNIFCVSEYAGGRSLSCIMYTIFQERDLLKKFRIPVDTMVTYMLTLEDHYHPDVAYHNSLHAADVLQSTHVLLATPALDAVFTDLEILAALFAAAIHDVDHPGVSNQFLINTNSELALMYNDESVLENHHLAVGFKLLQEDNCDIFQNLSKRQRQSLRKMVIDMVLATDMSKHMTLLADLKTMVETKKVTSSGVLLLDNYSDRIQVLRNMVHCADLSNPTKPLELYRQWTDRIMAEFFQQGDRERERGMEISPMCDKHTASVEKSQVGFIDYIVHPLWETWADLVHPDAQEILDTLEDNRDWYYSAIRQSPSPPPEEEPRGPGHPPPPDKFQFELTLEEEEEEEVSTAPGAFEVQGLSMAQDPSPAEDLLEADGQDMPMEVKVEEPCFTQQADSADSVAAGKDKARSPDASVDAVGCGGPLALSVKSPPLPALRTLPPPEEAPGLPGLPSMAAEVGAQKEQAAKRACSACTGTSGEDPPTPPAPGGWGSAGGPT from the exons CTTCGAGGCAGAGAATGGGCCCACACCATCTCCTGGCCGCAGCCCCCTGGACTCGCAGGCGAGCCCGGGCCTCGTGTTGCATGCTGGGGCCGCTGCCAGCCAGCGCCGGGAGTCCTTCCTGTACCGTTCGGACAGCGACTACGACATGTCCCCCAAAACCATGTCACGGAACTCGTCAGTCACCAGCGAGGC GCACGCTGAGGACCTCATTGTGACACCTTTCGCCCAG GTGCTGGCCAGCCTCCGAAGTGTTCGCAGCAACTTCTCACTCCTGACCAATGTGCCCATTCCCAGCAACAA ACGGTCCCCACTGGGCGGCCCAACCCCTGTCTGCAAGGCCACGCTGTCAG AAGAGACATGTCAGCAATTGGCCCGGGAGACATTGGAGGAGCTGGACTGGTGTCTGGAGCAGCTGGAGACCATGCAGACCTACCGTTCCGTGAGCGAGATGGCTTCTCACAAG TTCAAGAGGATGTTAAACCGTGAACTTACACACCTGTCAGAGATGAGCAGGTCAGGAAACCAGGTCTCTGAGTACATCTCCACCACATTCCTGG ACAAGCAGAACGAAGTGGAGATTCCATCACCCACAATGAAGGATCGAGAAAAACAGCCAGCCCCACGTCAGAGACCCTcccagcagcccccgccccctggGCCGCAGTTCCAGCCCATGTCTCAGATCACAGGGGTGAAGAAACTGATGCACAGCAGCAGCCTGAATGATTCCAGCATCCCCCGCTTTGGGGTGAAGACAGATCAAGAGGAGCTCCTGGCCCAA GAACTGGAGAACCTGAACAAGTGGGGCCTGAACATCTTCTGCGTCTCAGAATATGCTGGAGGCCGTTCACTCAGCTGCATCATGTACACGATATTTCAG GAACGGGACCTGCTAAAGAAGTTCCGCATCCCAGTGGACACCATGGTGACTTATATGCTGACCCTGGAGGACCACTACCATCCCGATGTGGCTTACCACAACAGCTTGCACGCGGCCGATGTGCTGCAGTCTACCCATGTGCTGCTGGCAACACCCGCGCTAGAT GCTGTGTTCACGGACCTGGAGATTCTTGCCGCCCTCTTCGCGGCTGCCATTCATGATGTGGACCATCCTGGGGTCTCCAACCAGTTCCTCATCAACACCA ATTCGGAGCTGGCGCTCATGTACAACGATGAGTCGGTGCTGGAGAACCACCACCTGGCCGTGGGCTTCAAGCTGCTGCAGGAAGACAACTGTGACATCTTCCAGAACCTCAGCAAGCGCCAGCGGCAGAGCCTGCGCAAGATGGTCATCGACAtg GTGCTGGCCACGGACATGTCCAAACACATGACCCTCCTGGCAGACCTGAAGACCATGGTGGAGACCAAGAAAGTGACCAGCTCGGGGGTCCTCCTGCTGGACAACTACTCTGACCGTATCCAG GTCCTTCGGAACATGGTGCACTGTGCAGACCTCAGCAACCCCACCAAGCCACTGGAGCTGTACCGCCAGTGGACTGACCGCATCATGGCCGAGTTCTTTCAGCAGGGTGACCGTGAACGTGAGCGGGGCATGGAGATCAGCCCCATGTGCGACAAGCACACAGCCTCGGTAGAGAAGTCTCAG GTGGGTTTCATCGACTATATTGTACACCCACTGTGGGAGACGTGGGCTGACCTGGTCCATCCAGATGCACAGGAGATCCTGGACACATTGGAGGACAACCGGGACTGGTACTACAGTGCCATTAGGCAGAGCCCGTCACCACCTCCAGAAGAGGAGCCAAGAGGGCCAggccacccacccccacctgatAAGTTCCAATTTGAGCTGAcactggaggaggaagaggaggaggaggtgtctACTGCCCCAGGTGCATTCGAAGTACAGGGATTGTCCATGGCTCAGGATCCGTCCCCAGCCGAGGACCTGTTGGAGGCTGATGGCCAGGATATGCCCATGGAGGTGAAGGTAGAGGAACCGTGCTTCACACAGCAAGCAGACTCAGCAGATAGTGTGGCTGCAGGCAAGGACAAGGCCAGGTCCCCAGATGCATCCGTGGATGCTGTGGGCTGTGGTGGCCCCCTGGCCCTGTCTGTCAAGAGCCCCCCTCTGCCTGCTTTGAGGACCCTGCCCCCTCCAGAGGAAGCCCCGGGCCTCCCGGGCCTCCCCTCCATGGCGGCCGAGGTGGGGGCCCAAAAAGAGCAGGCTGCCAAGAGGGCGTGCAGTGCGTGCACGGGAACATCTGGCGAGGACCCCCCGACCCCCCCAGCTCCTGGCGGGTGGGGATCAGCCGGAGGTCCTACCTGA
- the PDE4A gene encoding 3',5'-cyclic-AMP phosphodiesterase 4A isoform X5 — translation MPLVDFFCETCSKPWLVGWWDQFKRMLNRELTHLSEMSRSGNQVSEYISTTFLDKQNEVEIPSPTMKDREKQPAPRQRPSQQPPPPGPQFQPMSQITGVKKLMHSSSLNDSSIPRFGVKTDQEELLAQELENLNKWGLNIFCVSEYAGGRSLSCIMYTIFQERDLLKKFRIPVDTMVTYMLTLEDHYHPDVAYHNSLHAADVLQSTHVLLATPALDAVFTDLEILAALFAAAIHDVDHPGVSNQFLINTNSELALMYNDESVLENHHLAVGFKLLQEDNCDIFQNLSKRQRQSLRKMVIDMVLATDMSKHMTLLADLKTMVETKKVTSSGVLLLDNYSDRIQVLRNMVHCADLSNPTKPLELYRQWTDRIMAEFFQQGDRERERGMEISPMCDKHTASVEKSQVGFIDYIVHPLWETWADLVHPDAQEILDTLEDNRDWYYSAIRQSPSPPPEEEPRGPGHPPPPDKFQFELTLEEEEEEEVSTAPGAFEVQGLSMAQDPSPAEDLLEADGQDMPMEVKVEEPCFTQQADSADSVAAGKDKARSPDASVDAVGCGGPLALSVKSPPLPALRTLPPPEEAPGLPGLPSMAAEVGAQKEQAAKRACSACTGTSGEDPPTPPAPGGWGSAGGPT, via the exons ATGCCCTTGGTGGATTTCTTCTGTGAGACCTGCTCCAAGCCGTGGCTGGTGGGCTGGTGGGACCAG TTCAAGAGGATGTTAAACCGTGAACTTACACACCTGTCAGAGATGAGCAGGTCAGGAAACCAGGTCTCTGAGTACATCTCCACCACATTCCTGG ACAAGCAGAACGAAGTGGAGATTCCATCACCCACAATGAAGGATCGAGAAAAACAGCCAGCCCCACGTCAGAGACCCTcccagcagcccccgccccctggGCCGCAGTTCCAGCCCATGTCTCAGATCACAGGGGTGAAGAAACTGATGCACAGCAGCAGCCTGAATGATTCCAGCATCCCCCGCTTTGGGGTGAAGACAGATCAAGAGGAGCTCCTGGCCCAA GAACTGGAGAACCTGAACAAGTGGGGCCTGAACATCTTCTGCGTCTCAGAATATGCTGGAGGCCGTTCACTCAGCTGCATCATGTACACGATATTTCAG GAACGGGACCTGCTAAAGAAGTTCCGCATCCCAGTGGACACCATGGTGACTTATATGCTGACCCTGGAGGACCACTACCATCCCGATGTGGCTTACCACAACAGCTTGCACGCGGCCGATGTGCTGCAGTCTACCCATGTGCTGCTGGCAACACCCGCGCTAGAT GCTGTGTTCACGGACCTGGAGATTCTTGCCGCCCTCTTCGCGGCTGCCATTCATGATGTGGACCATCCTGGGGTCTCCAACCAGTTCCTCATCAACACCA ATTCGGAGCTGGCGCTCATGTACAACGATGAGTCGGTGCTGGAGAACCACCACCTGGCCGTGGGCTTCAAGCTGCTGCAGGAAGACAACTGTGACATCTTCCAGAACCTCAGCAAGCGCCAGCGGCAGAGCCTGCGCAAGATGGTCATCGACAtg GTGCTGGCCACGGACATGTCCAAACACATGACCCTCCTGGCAGACCTGAAGACCATGGTGGAGACCAAGAAAGTGACCAGCTCGGGGGTCCTCCTGCTGGACAACTACTCTGACCGTATCCAG GTCCTTCGGAACATGGTGCACTGTGCAGACCTCAGCAACCCCACCAAGCCACTGGAGCTGTACCGCCAGTGGACTGACCGCATCATGGCCGAGTTCTTTCAGCAGGGTGACCGTGAACGTGAGCGGGGCATGGAGATCAGCCCCATGTGCGACAAGCACACAGCCTCGGTAGAGAAGTCTCAG GTGGGTTTCATCGACTATATTGTACACCCACTGTGGGAGACGTGGGCTGACCTGGTCCATCCAGATGCACAGGAGATCCTGGACACATTGGAGGACAACCGGGACTGGTACTACAGTGCCATTAGGCAGAGCCCGTCACCACCTCCAGAAGAGGAGCCAAGAGGGCCAggccacccacccccacctgatAAGTTCCAATTTGAGCTGAcactggaggaggaagaggaggaggaggtgtctACTGCCCCAGGTGCATTCGAAGTACAGGGATTGTCCATGGCTCAGGATCCGTCCCCAGCCGAGGACCTGTTGGAGGCTGATGGCCAGGATATGCCCATGGAGGTGAAGGTAGAGGAACCGTGCTTCACACAGCAAGCAGACTCAGCAGATAGTGTGGCTGCAGGCAAGGACAAGGCCAGGTCCCCAGATGCATCCGTGGATGCTGTGGGCTGTGGTGGCCCCCTGGCCCTGTCTGTCAAGAGCCCCCCTCTGCCTGCTTTGAGGACCCTGCCCCCTCCAGAGGAAGCCCCGGGCCTCCCGGGCCTCCCCTCCATGGCGGCCGAGGTGGGGGCCCAAAAAGAGCAGGCTGCCAAGAGGGCGTGCAGTGCGTGCACGGGAACATCTGGCGAGGACCCCCCGACCCCCCCAGCTCCTGGCGGGTGGGGATCAGCCGGAGGTCCTACCTGA